The DNA segment ATTCCCTCAGTTTTTGTTGATCTTAGAATACCTTCTTTACTTTCTCCTTCATTAAAAAAttcaatgtaatatttttattctctgagaatattagacatgtattttgatcatatccaatCCTCACTCTTACCCTTAATGTCTTCCAGATTCATCCCTACTCTTCTCCTAACTTAATGTCCACTTCAAAAATAAATCCCACCAAGGCTAATTTGtgctgtgcatatatatatacttttgggtgtggggccattcactggagcatggttgacctaCCGGGgggcatattttttaaagaaaactgcctAGCATTACTCTAACATCTATCAGCTGTCAATAGCTCCATCACTAGGGGTGGGGGCTTGTGAGCTACTCCAGCTTCATGCTAGAATGTCAACAGGCTTGAGTTTGTGTAAGCAATCACAGCCACTGTGAGTCATGAGTGCATCATCcctgtcatgttcagaagacactgttttgcttgAGTACTTcctaacctctggctcttacagtctttccacctccttttccttgatgttttgatTTTCCATTTGTGAGTTAGCACTCCACAGCACTTTGactagttgtgagtttctgttttaaccaccatccactgcacaaaaatgttttcagaggcatctgattttctccttcatttttgaaGGATCATTTGGCCCTTTGCTCTTGGATGGCAGTTCTTCCATACTTTGACTGTATCATCCCACTGTCATTTGGCCTTCATAGCTTCTGATATGAAACCAACTTGTATTCTTGTTAAAGACTCTTGTATGTAATAGGTCTCTTCACTTCCTTTTGGTTTTCTGCTTGTTTCTGGCTTTTGGCATTTCGGTCATGTCTTCGTGTGAACTCCTGTAGGTTTAACACCCATTTTGGAGGTCTTGACTTTCTAGATTCTTGTTGTTCACCAACAGCTAAGCAGTTGACAGCGTTTCCTTCTTTTCCACTTCTTGTTGGCTCAGAGTCTCAGGATCAGCCAGGAGGAGGACTCAGAGCCTTCTTTGGATTCTCCTGGGCATTTTCACAGTGCTGGGCTTTTTCGGTCCTTTTAGGCACCCTGTGGACTGTTCACCCCCAAGCCTTTATTTCCCAGCCTTTCCTTCCAAGCGTTTTGATTAGTGTATTATTTTTCTCAACTGTTTCAGTGAGCAGAAAGTAAAGCACTTGACTATAACTATTTTTACTGATTTTTCCTCAAGTAGTGGCCTTAGATCATAGCCTTTATGCCATCTCTTTGGAGACTTTTCCCTACCTGTACtagagaaagggtctcactaaatttctcaggctggccttgaacttgtgatactCCTTCCTCATCTTCTCCAGTAGCTGGCACTATAGGCTTGTACAACCAGGCCCTGCTTGTGATTCTCTATGACTGCTGACCTTATTTCTATGTTCTGCCCTGGTACACACCTGCCACATGTAAATAGACACTTGGGAGTCTCTTCTTATTTACTGAGCTGCAAGAGGATCCTCCATCTTAAAATGTATtatagtatatgtatgtatatgtataaatgtatttaCCCTAGTCACCAGTGTCACTGTGGCTCTTACTACAGTCCATATAATTACTATTAGTAAATTGTTCATAATCTATGCTATCATTACTGCAATAATGATCATTAATAGCCTTAACAGTATGCCCGCTCACTGGTGAGTAGGGCATGCTATCACTGGTAGCAAGCTTGGCGGTAGGAGCTAGGCACTCCCACCCCATGCTTTGGTTCCCAGTGGCCTCAGTGATGTGGAGATGGTGAGTAGAGCAGGGATGggctcctgactcagctcttGCCAGTACAGATTCCTGATTTGCTTTGAGACAAATTCTTGGGCACTAGACATGCCCAGAGAAAAGGACCAGTATCAAATCCACTCCAAAGCCACTTTAACCTTTGACTGCCTGTTTTCTACCTGGTCCATTATGGGTTTTGGCCTTTATGAGAAACTACCTTCCCCTTACTTGGGAGGGGTCTGCTTCTGTGTCATTTTCCCTTTCACTGATCTGGATGCTGTAGCTGAGTCCTGTTGGTGACATGTCCTGGAGTATCAAATAAGAAGCTCATGTGAAAGGCTCTGTGCCTTCTGGCTTATGGCATTGTGTGAATGGGTGACTGTAACAATACCAACATATTTAGAGGACAAAGTGACCCTGCCAGAGCTGAGAATGGGAGAGGACACAAATGACAAGAACGATTAACAGGTGTGGAAGAGAGACAGCAAAAGGGAACAAATTGTCAGGCCTACAGAACAGCCGAGTGACAACAGCCCAAGGGAGTAGTGGGGCCCGATGCTGTGATGGTGGAGCTAACCAACTGACCACTGTGATCTTAAGGCCTAGCAGCTGCCCCAGAAAAGCAGCACTCTATAGAGAACACATAGGTGACTTGGTCTCCTGTGGAGAAAACAATGGCAGTGAAAAGCAAATCAGCTTCTGATATGAAGTCTGCTTCCTTGCTTCTGAGGCTTCATATGATGAGGGCTGGCCTTACTGCTTCTTCCTGAAGCCAAATCATCCTGTCAACCATCCCTGCTCTCCATGGAACTCTTCttcatgaccctttcacaggaaaaaaaaatctctgaatctCTGACCAGCATGGTGGGGAGTACTTTTTACCCAGGCTCCACATCTTAACACCAGAGGCGCTCCAGGGTAGGGCAGGGTAGGGTACAGAGGACCAGTATAATGAAGAGAGAAGACCTGCATATACAGGAAATTGTGCTTGGAGAACTTTCAAACAATGTGACAGGCAATGTGCCTGGATAACTGAAAGCCCAGGTGAGACGAAAGACCAGAAGACACATAAGGCAGTGAGTCTCTAGGAACAGAGAAGTGAGATGGTAGAGTAAGTACAAGCTACAGGACATAGAAACTGgatccacagaaacagaaatgaagcagGTGGGGCTCCTCATTTCAAGTCCAGAGCAGGGGGGAACCCAAAGGACTCAGTCCAGAACCCACCCTGATATAGGCCAAAACTTCAAGAGACTAATCCAGTATGTGGTCTCAGGAGCACACCTGGAGGCCGAGAACTGTTGAAGTCCACCTGTGAGGGTAAAGCAGGCTTTCCACCAGGATAGGGTGAGGCCAAGGGTCTAGAATCTGGCCACACTCCAGGGATTGATAAAGGCAAATGCCACAAAGGAAGGGCAAGGCAGAACCCAGCAAAGTGCCATCTGCAAAGGGACACAGTTTGCCACAGGGAAGCTCTCCAACTAGGATACCACTGGAAATACAGCAAACGGGGAAGGATCCTTATGGTGCTGTTCAGGGTGGGCATGCTCCCATGAGTCCTAAGCTCCAGAGCTATGCTTGTGAGGGGAAACATGACAAATTGGGGCTATCACTGTACTCATGTCACTGTTGATAACCTTGACATGTAAAAGGCAAAGTATAGCTAACAGTGGGATTGTGGAAGATTGTGGAAGAGAGGGGACAGGCAGCATGGGTTATGAGCCTTCTTTTTCCTCATGAGAAGACAGAGAGGGTAATCAAACTGGTAGGAAAAGCAATAGATCTGTTTTTGCCTTAGAGCAGTTCTGTGTTGCTGGTTTTGTTACTGTGTGCATATACTGGTATCTGATTAAAACAACTCACCATCAAAACCAGAGCAACTCCTGGGCTTTGAGGTGGCCTGGCCTGAGCCTTGACACTGTCCTAGTCAGTGTGACTCAGTCCGAGACCCCTAAGCTGCAGACTTACCACCAGTCAAGGGTCTCCCATAGCAGTTCCCTGATCCGTGTTTCTGGGTCATGGTAGAAGTTGGACCCCCAAGCTCCAAGCCCCTTAAAGACCAGGTGGGAGTAGTCCCATTACCACCTACCTGGTCATGCCCAGGGAGAGCCTGAGCAGAATAGGGAGGACAGGGGCTCTGGTAGGAAGACGGGGGAGTCTTGTATGGactgccagcttctgcctctttCAAGCTtgcaagccttgaactcactttgctgtttgtgtttctttttctgtatagctGCCAGGATTGATGAAGTAACACAGAAGTACAAGATCCTCACTGACAGATTGCACAGAGACACAAGATAACGTGAGGGTAGAAGGCCCTCCCTGGAGCTATCAGGAGGGACGACAGTTCCAATCCTGTTCATGGCCTGCATGGATTTCCACTTGCTTGGTATCTGCAatttggaggaaaggaggaagaaggaggtagAGAAGGCAGGCAGAGATGGGTAGGACAGGGGAgctagaaataaaagaaacctcATACTCTGAGAAGTTGCCTTTGACTACTGTTTGTTTCTGCTTATGACACTCTTCCCCTCTGGCCTGCGATGCTCagcctctcttcttgtcctcatCCCTGCTATTCTAGGTTAGCCTGATGGCAGCCCTTCTGCTACCCCAGTGGGCCTTGGCCTTTCCTCTCTGCTGCTTCCATTCCTTTCTGATACTACTTGGTTAGTTTGATCATGCCTAGCCTTGGAGGTCTCCACTGTACCCTGACATGACgtctctctctgccctgtgctCTCCACCTTCTGTCCTGCCTCAGGGTCCCATATTGGCCCTCTTTGCCATGTCCTTGGGAGCCAgcctgtttcttccttctttcctaggGTACTAGGGAATTCCTTACCATGGCCTCACTGGTTGCCCAGGAAACTGTTCTCTTGGTTTCCCACAGTGACTCAGTATCTTTTTGTGTAGTGTACAcagccacctccctcccttcGAGAACCGGAACAGGCAAGCCTTGGTGAGGCCCATTATCGCACCTGTGGCTGCCTGCCTCACCCTGCTCCTGTAACTGCACTTTTGTTCCCCCAGGATCCCTGGGGAGTTTTGGACAGCTGGGTGCCAGGCCCTTCCTGCTCAAACACTGCTGGGAGAGATTGATGGGCAAGCAGGTCCTTGTTCTCTCCTGTCCTTCTGAACCAACACTGGACAGGCTCAGGAGTACCTGCAGTGGGCAGGTACAACATTCACCACAACCTTAGAAGGACAGGCCTGCAGTATTGGATACCTAGCTCTGGAATGAAGTTTTCAGGAGAGGCCAGAAATGACCTTCTAGCTACTCTCACATCTTGATGGTCCCCCTCATCTGAAGTCAGATGAGGAAGGAAAGGCCTTAGAGCAGCATTTCCCAATCTGTGGGTCACGGCCTCCTTGGGGGTCGAACAACCCTCTCACAAGGGtcgcatgtcagatatcctgcatatcagatatttacattatgatttataacagtagcaaaattacagttatgaagtagcaatgaaaataatgttatggttgggggtcatgaCAACATaaacaactgtattaaagggtcacagcatcaggaaggttgagaaccactgccttagagtcTTTGAGGTCTCCAGGTCACCTTTCCACTTAAGAAATTCAAAGAATTGGCTCAGCCACACCCCTAGGGCTATTTGGGTCAGGCCTCATTGCCCTATAGCCTTCTTTTGCCTGCCTATCTTCACAACTCTATAGCCTATCCCCCCTGCCTTCTTCACAACTCTACTAAATAAATGCTTGTAACACATTAGGTCTCAAATCCCCCTGAGTGTCAAACCTTGGGGTGTCATACCCTACAGCAGAGATCACCACCCTGGTTGCTGCTGGAAGATTGGGTCACAAGGTGAGTGAACTGCAACCAGATAGTATCAACATTGGAGATGTTCCTGAGGCCACCCCCTGTTTACTGATGCAAGACCAAGGCCCTGTCCTCAGTGTGACTTCCCATTCACAGGCTAAACATGACACAAGTAGATGTCCCTGTGTCACTCCTGAGATCATGACAACCTCATGAAGGGCACCCATATCCCCACTGATAGAAGAAACCAAGGCCTGGAGAAGAGGACCTGTTGTCTGTGTGTAATGTGTCCCAGAATAGGGCTAAGTACCACACCTGGTTTGTCCAGATCTGGCAACCACAACCTAGTCCCTATGAGACTTAGAGGTAGGGTTTGGCAGAAGACACAGCCTTCCACCATACTctgacttcctcttgcctgtgAGGACACATTCCTCTGGCCTGTGACAGTGCTCATCACTTTTTGGAACCTGCTTGCAGCCAGAGCCTGCTTCCCAGTCTATAAACATGGGGCGTGTGTCCTGGTAGCTGCAAGCTCATGAGGAGGCGGCAAGCAAGCCGGCTGCACAGGTCCTGCGGCCTCAGGCCTCCTGGTTGCCCAATTGGTGGCTGGGGGCGGGCTATGGCCTCTGATTAAAGGCTGCCTGAAGCAGCCTGTGAAGAGACAGGTGCCCAGAAGCCCTGGAAGCCAACTGAAGCCAGTCCCAGGTAAGTGTGGTGGGGATGGGTGGACAGTGCCATGAGCCTGGAGGCAGGTAGAAGCCAACCTGAGGCAGCACTTGTTTGGTAAAGAAAAGGTTGGGGAGACCAGGGTCCTCATGCCAGATTCCTCTGTTGCCTGCTACCCAAAGGTGGAAAGCAGGGCATAATGCCTGAGGCTCCCAGTCAAAGTGTTTCCACCAAGGGGCTTGGCCAAGGCACCATTTGTGGACTATACTGCCTCCCTCCTTGATGGGAACAGTGGCTAGATCTGGGCCTGGCAGCAAAGGGAAAGGGGCCTGGGCTAAAGTCTAGGTACCTGAGGCCTTTCTTTTGTGCCTGGTTGGGTGGCAGAGCTAAGGTTAGCTGCAGAGAGACCTggggaaaagaggagggattgaCAGCAGTAGCAGATCCTGGTCACTTGATCTTAGTTAGCCCCATGGAGTCCCCTTAAAAGTGTCTTTGGATATGAGCCTTAGAAATTATGCCTAGCACCAAAGGCCTCATGAGGTGGGGTGGAGCAGCAGGAAGTGAGGCCCTGAGTGATAGAGCTTTGACTTGAGGGGCTGTGGGCAAAGGGGCCTTGCTCTTGTTTCTTTAGCCTTTTGGCTTATGCCACTTGTTCTGGCAGCTTTAGGCCTCACTGTTCCTGTGAGAACATCAGCATGTCTGAGCTGCCCCGGGCTGAGACCTTTGTATTCCTGGACCTGGAAGCCACTGGGCTCCCAAACATGGATCCTGAGATTGCAGAGATATCCCTTTTTGCTGTCCACCGCTCTTCCCTGGAGAACCCAGAGCGGGACGACTCTGGTGCTCTGGTGCTGCCCCGTGTGCTGGACAAGCTCACACTGTGCATGTGCCCGGAGCGCCCCTTTACTGCCAAGGCTAGTGAGATTACTGGTTTGAGCAGTGAAGGCCTGATGCACTGCCGGAAGGCTGGTTTCAATGGTGCTGTGGTGCGGACACTGCAGGGCTTCCTGAGCCGCCAGGAGGGCCCCATCTGCCTTGTGGCCCACAATGGCTTCGATTATGACTTCCCACTGCTTTGCACAGAGCTACAACGCCTGGGAGCCCATCTGCCCCAAGACACTGTCTGCCTGGACACGCTGCCTGCATTGCGAGGCCTGGACCATGCTCACAGTCATGGCACCAGGGCTCAAGGCCGCAAGAGCTACAGCCTGGCCAGTCTCTTCCACCGCTACTTCCAGGCAGAGCCCAGTGCTGCCCATTCAGCAGAGGGTGATGTACACACGctgcttctgatcttcctgcatcGTGCTGCTGAGCTGCTTGCCTGGGCAGATGAGCAGGCCTGCAGCTGGGCTCACATTGAGCCCATGTATGTGCCACCTGATGGTCCAAAATTTGAGGCCTGAATGCCAGCATTATCTATTCATCCAGGCTCTAAGACATGTTCTTGCTCTCTGCAGCACCTGCCTGGCCTTCCTCAGCCCTGGCCTACCTGGCCATAGGATCCTAGAGCCTTCTCTGTGCCTTACCTCCAGTTGAACACcctctggctagcctgggctcctgCAGTCTGCTCCTTCAGGGCTTCTACCTTTCACCCCATTTATCAATAAATATCACCAACTATTTACCTGCTGATTTACTAGCCAGACTTCTCTCTGCCCACACCCAAAACTATCCCGCCAAGGCACAGATGGGGGCCATGCTGACCTGACTGTGAGTGTGTAGAGGGGAAGATGTCAGTATGCAGGATTCTCCAATGGGCTTATGTTAGGTTGGGGCACTAGACCCTGAGCCTCTGGCTATTTCTCTGGTATGTTTTATGGTCCCTTTGAGTGTTGCCCCTTTCTGCTAGACCTTTTGGATGAGCAGGCTGAATCTTCCAGGCAGTGAACTGGAAGGGCTAACagcctacagagctagtccaTGCCTTCTTCATAGCCCAGCTCTAGCTCTTACCCTTGTCTTCCTCTGCCCCTGCTCAGCAAAGTAGCATGAGTGA comes from the Peromyscus maniculatus bairdii isolate BWxNUB_F1_BW_parent chromosome X, HU_Pman_BW_mat_3.1, whole genome shotgun sequence genome and includes:
- the Trex2 gene encoding three prime repair exonuclease 2; amino-acid sequence: MSELPRAETFVFLDLEATGLPNMDPEIAEISLFAVHRSSLENPERDDSGALVLPRVLDKLTLCMCPERPFTAKASEITGLSSEGLMHCRKAGFNGAVVRTLQGFLSRQEGPICLVAHNGFDYDFPLLCTELQRLGAHLPQDTVCLDTLPALRGLDHAHSHGTRAQGRKSYSLASLFHRYFQAEPSAAHSAEGDVHTLLLIFLHRAAELLAWADEQACSWAHIEPMYVPPDGPKFEA